In Afipia carboxidovorans OM5, the sequence CTGGGATCGCGGCGGGACGATGCGCGTGCGGCTTTACGGCGATGCGCTGACCTCGGCTGCGGATGCGAACGTGCTCAATGGTGCCAACGCCGCGGCGGTGATGACGCCAAGCGGCGCATGGGAGGTGATCCAGTTCGCGCACGCAGAACTGGTCGAGGAACGGACCTATCGTTTGAGTCGCCTGCTGCGTGGGCAGGGCGGCAGCGAACATGCGATAGCTGCGCCGTTGCCTGTGGGTGCGCCGTTCGTGCTACTCGACGAGCATCTGATCGAGATCGCGCGCGGCATCGGCGCACTGGACCGCGCAAGCGATCTGCGCATCGTCGCGACCGGCCGCAGCCACGACGATCCCTCCGCCATGGCAATGACGCTGGTGCCGCAGTCTGTCGCGCTGATGCCACTTGCGCCGGTGCATCTGCGCGCCGTCCGAAACGATGCAGGCGATATTTCAATCACCTGGATCAGGCGGACGCGGAAGGACGGCGACGCTTGGGGCATCGAAGTGCCGCTCGGCGAAGATGTCGAGGCTTATGACGTGGAGATACTTTCGGACAGCACCGTGAAGCGTACGCTTTCGGTGAGCGCGTCTGCTGCGACATATGTCTCGGCGGACGAGATCGTCGATTTCGGCGTGGCGCAGACAAACCTCACCATTCGCGTGTTTCAGCTTTCCTCCACGGTTGGGCGCGGCTTTCCCGCGCAATCCACCTTTGCGCTTTGAGGTCACATGACAGAGACAGCCAATCTTGGCCTGCCGTTCATCGAGGGCGGCCAGGCGCAGAAGCACATCACCCATAATGAGGCTCTTCGGATCCTCGACGATGCAATCCAGATCTCGGTGCAGGATACTGCACGGACGACGCCACCGTTAGCACCCGCCGATGGTGAGCGTTATGTCGTGGCAAGCGGTGCCAGCGGTGCATGGGTCGGGCAGGGCCATGCGGTGGCAACGTGGGAGACCAATGCGTGGCGCTTTCTTGCGCCGAAAGCTGGGTGGTGCGTGTGGTCCGTCGCCGATAATGCGATGCTGGTGTTCGACGGTAGCACCTGGATGCCGGTATCGGCTGCGGGCGGGACACCGTTTTCGCCCGACAACCTGACGCATCTCGGCATCAACACGGCTGCTGCCGAGACGAACTTGCTCACCGTCCGCTCCGACGACGTGCTGTTTCATGCGATCGACGCGGATGACGACGGCACGGGTGATGTGCGGCTGCAGCTCTCCAAGGAGGCGGCGGAGAATACGGCATCGGTGGTGTTCGCCAATGCCTTTTCCGGCCGTGCCGAATTTGGCTTGACGGGTGACGATGACTTTCATCTCAAGGTGAGTGCGGACGGCACCTTGTGGCGTGACGCGCTGAAGTTCGATCGCACGACGGGGCGTGTCTTGTTTCCCTCCGGTGGTGCGCGTGAGATGCTCACCGCCGATCGCACCTATTATGTCCGCACGGATGGCAATGACAGTAATGCCGGATTCAGTAACACAGCGGGTGGTGCATTCAAGACGATCCAGAGAGCGTACGATGTGATCGCGGCGACGCTCGATCTTGGCGGGTTTACGGTCACGGTCCAGGTTGCCGATGGCACCTATGCGCCGCCAAGCGGCACGAGCGTTTTGGCTGTCTCTCAGCCCTGGACCGGCGGCGGCTCCGTCAAGATTCAAGGCAACGCATCGACGCCGGCGAGCGTGCTGCTTTCGACCACGAATGCCGATGCAATTGCGACCGCGGCGCCGCTGCCTGGTCCTCTCACCATCAAGAATTTGAAGCTTCAGACGGCCGCTGCCGGCAACGGCATCTCCCACCGTGCAGCCGGAACAATCCTCATCGGGAGTCTTGTCTTCGGGGCTGCTGCGAATGCTCACTGCTTCACGGGTGCGCCCGGAGCTTTCATAAGGGCGATCTCCGGCTACACAATAACGGGTGGAGCGATACAGCACTCCGTTGCGACGTCCACATCCAGCATGTTCGTCAGCGGCATTGTCGTAACGCTGACCGGCACACCGGCATTTACGACATTCGCACAAGCATCGGGATGTTCAGTCGCCGATTGGTCCGGGACGTCTTTCTCGGGAGGAGCGACAGGTGCTCGTTATATCGTCCTCATCAATGGCGTGATTTACACGGGCGGCGCCGGCCCTAATTTCTTCCCGGGTTCAACCGCCGGGAGTACGGCAAGCGGAGGGCAGTATCTGTGATGAGGTTTGATTCTGACGAGCCTTCCTGCGCTTAGTGCACCTAAGAAACCGGCTGCTCAAGTTTTCTAACGATCTTGGCCGGATTTCCGACGACGAGGGTGTAGGGCTCGACATCTTTTGTGATCACCGCGCCCATGCCAACGATAGCGCCTTTGCCGATCCTGATAGGTTTTGGGCTGCCGTGCCTGATAACGACGCCGGTGCCGATATAGGCATGATCTTCAATGATCACGTGTCCGTTGCATTTCACGCCGGGCGCGAAGGTGACGTAATCGCCGACTACGCAATCGTGCGCGATGTAAGAATAGATATTCAGATGAACGAATTTTCCGATCGTTGCGTTGGATGTGAGCATGGAGAAGTCGCACAAGATCGCCCCTTCGCCGATCTTGTTGTTACCCAGATCCCGGACCGTGGGCGCGGTCACGCTGAATGATTCCGCACCCGCCACCAAACAGGTGTTGGCAAGGCGTTCTCGTGCGTGCGAGTCGGCGATGGCAATCGTGAAGCGTCGATTGTCGCCGAGGTTCAGAAACTGATCCAGTGATATGACAGGTACACCGTTGACTGTCGGATCGGAGGGTTGGCCTTCGGTGACGAAAACAACTCTGCTGCCGTTCTCCGTGCAGTCGCGCGACCGCTCGAGCTGAACCAGGGGCGCGACTTCGCGCCCGAAGCCGCCGCATCCGATGATGCCGTAGGTCGTTTTCATCAAGGCCGATTCCTGCATGCGCGATACGAACAGTGCGCGATCGCTCATTGATCCGCGGCTCCCGTTCTATCCGAAAAATAGCCGTATCCAATAGAGGAAATCCAATGCTTCACGCTGCCCCGGCGGTGCGCGTCGTCGTGCCTGCAAAGATCAGCGAAAGCGGCCTCGAGCTTGTGAAGGCGTTCGAGAGCTGTATGGCAAGGATCAAGGGCAGGCCGGGATGTTTCCGACCATATCGGGACAGGGCGGGCATTCTCACCATCGGCTGGGGCCACACCAATCATCATCTGCCGCATTTTACGCGCGATGCCGTCTGGACGCAGGCTGAGTGCGATGCCGCGCTCGCGGGCGACATGATCACGTTCGAGCGGTACGTACAGCGGCTTTGTAAAATCGAACTCGCGCAACATGAGTTCGATGCGTTGGTGTCGTGGGCTTTCAATACGGGCGGGCCGGCCACTGCGACTCTCTGGAAGAAACTTAACGCCGGAAACAAGAAAGCCGTGCCAATCGAGCTTGCGAAGTGGAACAGGGCAGGCGGCAGAGTATTGGCCGGGCTGACGCGCCGCCGCAAAGCGGAAGGGCTGATGTTCGCCGGCGACGTCAAGGGCGCGCTGGCGCTCGCGCATGCATGACCCATTCGTCGTCCGCTGCGGACGGCTTCGCGCAAATCCTCACATCACCGACTGGAGAACTGACGTGAACAGCAACGCTTTTCACAACGCGGCGAATATTGCCTCGCTGCTCCTTGCCGCCGGCACGGCTGCCTTGCTGGTGTCCGGTTGCGCGCAAACGCCGGGCGGCATTTTTGACTGCTCGGGATCATGGATCAATCCGGCCTATACGACCGCGGTTATCGCCGCACTGCAGGGCCTGAAGCTGATCGTCAACATTGTCCGCGATGGTCTCGGCGGCCTCATCAAGCCGCAGCCGCCGGTCGAAAAGTAATCACTCGAAAGGAGGTTTCATGAGAAAAATTTATATCGCAGCGATGATGATGGCTGGCCTCATGCTGGCCGGCTGTCAGACCACACCGCCGATGCTCAATATCTCGAATGCGGTGGCGCTCAACACCGTCTACGGCATCGAGAATGCCTATGGCATCGCGGTCAACGCGGCCAATACCTACAAGGCGCTGCCGTTGTGCAAGACCGGCACGAGGCCGAGCGCCACCAACATCTGCGCCAGACGCTCGGTGATCGTGAACCTGCAGGCTGCGATGCGGCGAGCGCGGATCGCGGTGAACAATCTCGTCGCATTCCAGCGGGCGTATCCGACGCTCGACATCTCCAATTTCGTTGCGGCGGCGCAGACGGCGCTTGCCGACGTTCAGGCTGTTCTTGCATCGGGAGCGAACTGACATGGTGACTATCGCTGAGATCGAAGCCGGCATCGCGATCGCGGAAGCGATCGTGACAGCCATCGTGAAAGCCGCGCCTGCGATCGAGCGCGGCGTTGTGTCGTCTCTGCCTTATGTGCAGGCGATTGCCGGCCTCCTGCAGGGCACGAACGCGACGCCGGAGGAGATCGATGCGGTGCTTGCGCGCATCAACGCCGCGACTGATGAGTTCTTGACGCCGCTGCCGCCGGATGACGGTTCGACTACGACATGAGGCATATCGTCTTCAAGGAAGAAGTATCCTAATACTACCTTCTCTGAGGCATCACGCCGCTGTGAGAGGCAAAACCGCCAGCGTAAGGAATAGCTTAAGTGATTATTTAAAGTTCTTTTCTAACGATCAACCATTGCGATGATTGTTGGTAATTTGAGATGGAGCAGAAGCGTAAAAGCAGCCGGATCCAGTTCGGCAAAGGTTTTGCGATGAAGATCATCGCGATCGACGGCTCCTGGTACCGGGCTTGTGAAATCCTCGACGTTTCCGAGGACGGAGCGCTGCTTCAGTTTCAGGATTCTCTCGGTGGTCTCGTCCTCGACGAATTTTTCCTGATGCTGTCCTCGACCGGAGTGGCCTTCCGCCGCTGCCGCCTTGCGTGGATCAACGGCAGCCAGATGGGCGTCCATTTCATCAAGTCCAACGAGCGCGCCTCGTCCAAGGCG encodes:
- a CDS encoding lysozyme — protein: MLHAAPAVRVVVPAKISESGLELVKAFESCMARIKGRPGCFRPYRDRAGILTIGWGHTNHHLPHFTRDAVWTQAECDAALAGDMITFERYVQRLCKIELAQHEFDALVSWAFNTGGPATATLWKKLNAGNKKAVPIELAKWNRAGGRVLAGLTRRRKAEGLMFAGDVKGALALAHA
- a CDS encoding acetyltransferase — protein: MKTTYGIIGCGGFGREVAPLVQLERSRDCTENGSRVVFVTEGQPSDPTVNGVPVISLDQFLNLGDNRRFTIAIADSHARERLANTCLVAGAESFSVTAPTVRDLGNNKIGEGAILCDFSMLTSNATIGKFVHLNIYSYIAHDCVVGDYVTFAPGVKCNGHVIIEDHAYIGTGVVIRHGSPKPIRIGKGAIVGMGAVITKDVEPYTLVVGNPAKIVRKLEQPVS
- a CDS encoding PilZ domain-containing protein; its protein translation is MEQKRKSSRIQFGKGFAMKIIAIDGSWYRACEILDVSEDGALLQFQDSLGGLVLDEFFLMLSSTGVAFRRCRLAWINGSQMGVHFIKSNERASSKASSHAI
- a CDS encoding DUF2793 domain-containing protein, which translates into the protein MTETANLGLPFIEGGQAQKHITHNEALRILDDAIQISVQDTARTTPPLAPADGERYVVASGASGAWVGQGHAVATWETNAWRFLAPKAGWCVWSVADNAMLVFDGSTWMPVSAAGGTPFSPDNLTHLGINTAAAETNLLTVRSDDVLFHAIDADDDGTGDVRLQLSKEAAENTASVVFANAFSGRAEFGLTGDDDFHLKVSADGTLWRDALKFDRTTGRVLFPSGGAREMLTADRTYYVRTDGNDSNAGFSNTAGGAFKTIQRAYDVIAATLDLGGFTVTVQVADGTYAPPSGTSVLAVSQPWTGGGSVKIQGNASTPASVLLSTTNADAIATAAPLPGPLTIKNLKLQTAAAGNGISHRAAGTILIGSLVFGAAANAHCFTGAPGAFIRAISGYTITGGAIQHSVATSTSSMFVSGIVVTLTGTPAFTTFAQASGCSVADWSGTSFSGGATGARYIVLINGVIYTGGAGPNFFPGSTAGSTASGGQYL